DNA from Daucus carota subsp. sativus chromosome 1, DH1 v3.0, whole genome shotgun sequence:
ATCTaatctaaaatttaatatagatTGTAATTTTAAGCCATTAAGTTTTCACTACGATTAATAAAAGTATCTAACATGGTTTAACAATAAATCTTTATgaaacatatactccctctgtcccaccaGATTTTtaacgttactttttggcacgtattttgagactcctataaaaaataatatattatttttttaaaaatttctggAAAAAactttgacgtttaaactttttttcaaaaaaaaagagaaaataaaaaacacgttatagaactatactttacaagagctttaaaatgcgtgcaaacTGTGTATGTAAACAATCATGCGGTATGGAAGGAGTATGATTTTATGTAAAGTTCATCAtgcacaaattatatataagatcCTATTTTGGGATTTATGCAAGCTTTTataacatttaattttaataatttaaatgagATTCAATGATAGATTTGATATGTTAAGCTTAATTttgattaactttttttttaactttttgatTATCAtaccaaatcattttttatgaaaaaataaattattgtgATAGTGTCTTTTGGTGTTCTTTTTTTTTGCCTTATCCTAAACATATTCAGATGAACCTAATTTTTATAAATGTGTTTTAATGAACTTAACTATataaaaaactatataaaaCACACCTAATTTAACTATGTAAAAACCTTCTTTGACTAAAACACACATAAAAGTTTTCATCTTTATGAGCTACTTGTTTTAAAACCTATTTTAACTATTATAATTATCACTCCctccatttcaaattaaatgttaatttttaatttttattgaaaacaTTCAATTGTAGTTATATTTATTGTATTGACCAAATTTGTGAAATATAGTTGatcttgaaaatatatattagaaatatGTGGTATGaagtttatattgaatatacaaATAATCAACTATACTATATGAAAGTCGAAGTGGACaaactaatttgaaacattttttcttttcaaagtggacatatataaattgaaacggagtGACTAGAAAATCTATTCAAATTAAGACACTATTCTAATTTAAACGCCTATTTAAAACAATAGTACATGCAAATGATAAATAGAAAACTACAAATAATAACATAACAAATGTTAAAAATAGTCTTTCAATTGGATAGAAATAAGCTAGtatattattttctattatatGTTTTTCCATCGCAACTGCTAGTTAGCTACTCAACAACTTAGTCACCAGTTTTGGGCATGGTTAAGATAGAGTTTTCTATTATAACCATTATTACTTGTATGTTTTACAGAAATGAGGAAAATGGTTCTATCAATACTGGGACAACAAATGAAGATGATCAGAGAAATGATGAAGACACTAGCACCCTAAAAGCTAAAGTATGTGTTCTCTCAGTTGagactatatatattatgagcTTTTCTTGGATGTCACCTTCTCATCCACctttaatcattattttaaattttagatccACGAAAGTTATATAAATGAACTCGCAATTTGAAATTAACTGGACTTTGAGGTCAATGAATtgtactcccttcgtcccactTTATGTGAACCACTTTCCTTTTCCAGATGTCCAAAAAAAATGAACCTTCCATTTTTAGCATATTATTAAGTTTATTACAACCATTTATAGCATATTGTTTAAGATTATTACAACCAAATATTAACCAGCAACACTTCATAACCTCCACTAACTCTTTTTCCGTGGTTCAAATTGTTGGGCTGCACAACACCCCTTAACTCCACATTAGTCTGATATTGCCCGCACGGATATGTTTTTGGGATTTGTTTAATATTGTTCATATCGCTTTTATCACAAGTAGTCCATCAATCAATTAAGAGCATCTAGAATGAGAATAATGGCCTGAGGATGCCCTCAACAAGCTTACATGAGGTTCGACTATCTTTAAGTTAAATTTAAAGGTAAATCTGTAAATACATAGCCCTTTTTATAATGGTTTTTGTGACCCTGAGATCGTCCTTAGGCCAGCAATCCCGTCAGAAATGGTGGGAGAGATGTTTCAGCATTACATCGGCAGTTGTATTGTTGTTTGTTCTCTTCCATGCCAGTAATGTAAGTGTAACATTATTCTTTCACCAAGTGTGTTATAGAATGAAGGGAAATGTTGTCTCTAAATCTTAGTTATATCAGTCAAATATGGTTTTTATTAGTCTTTAATAGTTGTATGTTGCTATGATCAGGAAAGATCATACTTTAATAGCATGGTTTCCCAGAGTTTCATATTgttgatttttctatattcagGATAACCAAACAGATTTGTTATCTCAAGAAGCTAATGCCGAAATTGACAATTCTAGTGAAGATAACAATGCCAAACATGATCCTGCTGAAAAAAGTGTTGCTGGCTCTGGAGATGATATTTTGTCTGATCAAGTGCCTACCTTGACACTCCAAGAGAAGTTACCTGTAAAATCTAGTTCTAATTCTGAAGCGGCCATGTCACCAGAGCTTCATGAGCCATCTCAGTCACGTAACCAGGAGAACATGCCAATTAATGGTGAGTTGGGATCACCTAATCCTAGGAAGAAAAATATTGTTACCAGGAAAGCTGAAGTGAGAAGTTCTCAAGTTGAGAATGGGTCTTCAACTTCTGCACCAAAGAGCCAAGATTACAATCCTAAAAAGGTAAATGTCACAAATAATTGCTGTTTGTTACTTGAAAACAATGAATTTATATAGCAATACAGACTACTTTAAACTGGCTAGGCCCTTGCATATTGAATCtactatataattttgtttgctTTTCTTTTAGATATTGTACttcatatatatctatatgttCTATGCATTAAGGAGAAAAATTTCCATTCTACAAAGACATAAATATAGTCAACATATATTCCTACTGTTTTGGATGCTATCAATATGTTGGTTATTTGACAATCTTAAAGCAAAGTTGGTTTTGTTACGAAATTCAATATATGCTCGAATGACCTGTATGTTAAGGTACCTAAGGCATTAATAACCTCTGGAGGTAATGAGCTGAGCAAATTTAGTGATACTCCTGGTGATGCTTCTTTGGAAGACTTATTCCGGCCATTGGATAAAACTCTGGAGGATCATGCAGCTGAAGCCTCAACATTTGCATCCTCTTCTAAAGTAGATCAAGGCAATGCCTTATCTGTAGATGAAGGGAGAAATGTACTGGCAACAAAGTTGAGGGCAGCAATTGCAAAAAAGCGAATGGAACATGAGTCGGGGCGAACAAGTGGTGGTGACTTGCTCCGTATAATGATGGGTGTTTTGAAGGAAGATGCTACTAATACTGATGGTTTGGTAAGATTGGTAATAGGGCGGATTGTTACTGTcataaataatgatttttatttatatctgtaattatttaaagaaatgAACGAATAACAATTTATTGCTTGACATTGTTCATGCATTAAATTGTCAGGGCTTTGATGATCAAATGCCGGCAGATAATCTTTTTCACCTACAGGTATTCACATTGCCATGCTTATTTGCAGTGTAAAGAAAACCAACTATCTATGTTCCCCTGGCCTCTCTTCTTCGCGCCAAGGCCCAGATTTGACAAATAATGAAATATGAGCGCAATTGTAATTGTTTTTGCTACATGTACAgcaatttaaaatatgtttggGTGTGAATacaattaaaatgttaaaacaTTTTTCTGTGGCTATGGATGTTGATGTTTCCGAGCAACACAAGAATCCGAGCTTTACACTTAATGCACTGGTTTGTACACAAGCAGACTTACGATTTACTTTGCCTGTAGGCTGTAGAATTTAGCAAATTGGTATCATCATTGAGGCCCGATGAACCTGAAGATGTGGTTGTATCTGCTTGCCAGAAGTTAAATACTTTTTTCGACCAACGCCCTGACCAAAAATATGTATTCATTACTCAGCATGGTTTACTCCCTTTGATGGAGTTGCTTGAAGTTCCCAGACCTGGTGTATGTCATACACTCATACTACAAGTCATTTAtagtattttaagttttaaagtGAACTGCTTAAAGTAATTGtacaaatttaatatgtttaatttgaATGCAGGTTATGTTTGCGGTGCTTCAAGTTCTAAATCAGATAATCAAAGATAACACTGATCATCTGGAAAATGCATGTCTTGTTGGGTTTGTAAGTTTTGTGTTGTTTTAGTGCAGTTCCTCAATTTGACAAGTTCCATAAGACTGCAATTTGATGTAATAAGTGTGTCCAAAATATACATTATATGGAGACTCGTATCTTTAGTCTACTAGAATAATGCAGTATGTTGGAGATGGGTTTTCTGATCGTTAAATCAAATCACCAATAGTCTCATGAGATATATTCCTGTATTGGTTCGGTTGAAATAAAAACTATCAGCTAGTTAGATTTTTGTTTTCGACACAGGTTCCAGTTGTAATGAGCTTTGCTGAACCAGATCATCCTCGTGAGATTCGAATGGAAGCAGCTTATTTCTTGCAGCAGTTGTGTCATTCAaggtatataatattttgctgCTTCCAGGAGAAATTTGTATATACTTAAATTTCATGAATAAAGATTGATTACAATGAATTCTCCATGCAGTTCCTTGAACATGCACATGTTTATTGCTTGCCGCGGAATTCCGGTTCTTGTGGGTTTTCTTGAAGCTGATTATGCAAAATACAGGTAGGTTGTTGTCTGTGGTTTGAGTGAATCAGTTATACTTTGACGTGCCAAATTGTAGTGCTTCCTTCATGTTGCTCTGGAATCAATATGCAAGAAATCCTGGTTTAAATTAtccagaaaaataaaaacaaggaTCACTTCGGATGTTGCACTTATTACTAATCTCTCGAACCTCAAATAGATGCACTCCTTTCCAGGATTTTGTCTAAATTATCGTTGTGGCACAGATTATACTGCATTCAAGCGTTGGTTAGGGCTGAACTTTATCAAAGGGGAGGGAAAAAGTGGCTTTGACATGATATAAAGTAGTGTGAGCAAGTTTTGTTTGATGGTGTTGAGGACATGTGACCAATATGATAAAAGTGATGTAAGAACAAAATTATGTTGATGATGATAAGAACGTTACTATTCTGTTACTTTGATATCTAGAATTGGAAGGAAATATATGTGAGCAATTGATTCCCTTTACATGCCACAATAATTTGATAGGGTCACTTCGCTTAGGAGAGGTTACCACTTTTAGGAACAAGTGTCTGTGTAGTAATTCCTTGCTGTGCAATCTATTGGATACCCTTTCCTCTTTGTAACAATAGGTTGAGGGTTCAAGCCTCGGAGGGTAAGTGCACTCAAGTTGTACCCATTGGTGAcagaatgaaaaaaataaaaaacttgcaGGGCTAGTTGAATGGGTATTCGCATATCATCTTGTACCAAGCATTATAAATTGTATGTCAAGAAGAATATGGCTTCTGTAGTCAATGCCATGGTGAAGGTACATAATATTTCATAAGATCTATGTCCTCTCATCATTTTGCTGATGTTTAGATGTGCTGGTAAGATGTTGTATATATAGCCTATTATGTTGTATCGGCTTGTAATGTCTCATTAGCAGTTCATCAACTGctctaaattttgtaaaatgcTAATTCAGATGCACTTTCTCGGTAGATTTTGTTATATATCTTTGCACGTGTAGTTCATTTGGTTTCTAATCTAAGGATCCATGACTGACAGGGAAATGGTTCATCTTGCAATTGATGGAATTTGGAAGGTGCTTAAACTTCAGCGGTCCCCTAGGAATGATTTTTGTCGTATAGCGGCAAAGAACGGGATACTGCCTAGGCTCACAAACACTCTATATAGCTTAAACGAGGCAACTCGGTTGGCTTTGGTATCTAGCGGAGGTGAGATTGCACTTGATGGCATAACTTTATGGCCGCGGTCTAATCAGTTGGATCCAGGAAATCCTACTTTTGTTCAAAATGTGGCACAAGCTTATGGAGACCATCCTGATTATCTCAAGGTTAAGCATGGAGTAGTTGATGATCCATTGTCATCTGGTACTCATGACTCTTCACGAGCCTCAGATTCTCGTTCTTCCGACTCCAGATCTTTTCCTCTGGATAGTGATAGACCTCAGTCAAGTACAGCCTCTATGGATGGTCCCATCACTACAAAATTACATGAGTTAAGCTCTTTTAACAAACTTGCACATAGAACTTCAACAGACAGGACCCCAACATCGACTGATGGTGAATCAAATGGGCACTTTGTCACACAACCTCAGCAAGATAATGTTCGACTATCTAATGAGAAAAAAACAAACAGTCTTGATTTGATAGGTGACTTTGCAGGTGTGTAGATAAGTGTTTAGTATTCCTCCCACCTATGTTATTTCAATAATTGCATATCCTCTTTTCAAGTGTTTATATCGCATGTTCTCTGACAAAAGATGATTCTTTCAATTTGATAAGTTTCAAAAAGCATGCATATAGATGACATTGTAATTGCTATTTTAATCACTTTATAGAAGTTACAGGACATGGAAGAGAACATGCAAACCTTGAATCTACTGTCAAAAGTCCACCAAAGATTGCAGATGAGGGAACCGCTGCTTCTACATCTGAACTTGCTTCCCAGACAATTTCTGGTGTCCTATCAGGTTCTGGGGTTCTTAATGCCAGACCAGGGAGTGCAAGTTCATCTGGATTACTTTCGCAGCCACCTTGGAGTGCTGATGTTACTTGGGAATATGTAGAGAAGGTAGCAGACCTGCTACTTGAGTTTGCTGGATCTGACACAGCTGTGAAGTCTTACATGTGTAGTCAAAGCTTGCTCACTCGTCTTTTTCTGATTTTCAATAAGATAGAACCTGCTATTCTTTTAAAGGTACGTGTTAATTTACTTTAGCTCTGAACTTAAGCTCCATTATTTTCGACTCATTTCTCACACCattatattgttttatataGTTATTGAAGTGCGTTAATCACCTTTCGACTGACCCACACTGCTTGGAGAATCTTCAGCGAGCAGATGCAATCAGATATCTAATTCCAAACCTTGAATTCAAAGAAGGTCCTCTCGTGTCTCAGATTCACCATGAGGTGAACCTTTCAACTTGCATATGTGCACAATTCATGAATGTTATGTTAGAAGATGCATGTATAACTTGTTCCTGTATGcacattgttatatatattttgtcatGCATGCCAACATATTTTTTTGTGTGCATATTAATATCTATCTTCTTtggatatttaatttatataattggaTAGTGTTTTTAAATGGTATCATTATATGCAGAGGCAGAAGTgcgatcaaaatatttttttctgggTTTGTTGATAGGTAAATTTGCCAATGAATGTGAAGGATGTCTTCAACACTAGACTCTTTGATCTATCTACTGTTACAGTGTTAGAAAACTTTAATTGTTAGCTACTTGCATGTACCAGTTGATTAATTTTCCATCTTTATTACGTTTTGTTGAAATATAGCTGCTCCTTCCATTTAAAGAATGACATGCCAAAAGTAGATGACGCGAATGAAGGGTCTTGATTTGCCTAGTTATTTTTATGGGTTACATTGTGTAGCAGATGTATATTAGTACCATAAACCATCTTGCTCTGGAGGGCCTAACTTTGAAAGGATCCATCAAGAGTGGTTTTAAGTACTGTTATTGTGTTACAAATTTTTAATTGTTAGGTAAGTACCTGTACCAGTAGTTGATTAAGTTTCCATATCTATTATGTTTCTTTGAAATATAGTTGCTCCTTAAAGGTGGCGTATTTTCGTATACCATTCCTTGTGCAGTAAATACGCTTCATAGGTTTCTGGCATTTGAGTAAGTGGATTTGGAAGTGAAAGACTCGTGCCTTGAAACATGAAAGCTACTGGGTTTAGAACTTTATATTAGCATCATAAACCATCTTGCTCTTGAGGGCTTAACTTTAAGGTGACCTATTGCTAGTGGTATAAGCTTGATAGTTTTATCTATTTTCTGTACATCTGTAATAATATCTTATATTATGTTTGTATTGATAGTTTTGCTCATCTATATTGCTGCAACTACATGTTACAGGCTTACAGCTTAATTTAATATGCAGAGCAAGTCTAATTTACAGGTGTTGCTGTATATGTTGTTTTGATGCATATAGATGAAATCTCTATGATATgcaatgtttaaattttaattttatttgctaCCTTTGGATATTCACTAAGTGATCTTGTTCACTGAAGGTACTCAATGCTTTATTCAATCTCTGCAAGATAAACAAGAGGAGGCAAGAACAAGCAGCAGAAAATGGGGTCATCCCACACCTGATGTATTTTATCATGTCAGCGTCTCCGTTAAAGCAATATGCATTGCCACTACTCTGTGATATGGCCCATGCATCACGTAACGCAAGGGAGCAGTTAATATCTCATGGGGGTTTAGATGTGTACCTAAGCCTACTTGATGATGAACTTTGGTCTGTCACAGCATTAGACTCTATTGCCATATGTCTGGCTCATGACAATGACAATAAGAGAGTGGAGCAATCTTTATTGAAAAAAGAGGCTGTTCAGAAACTGGTTAACTTTTTCCGGGGTTGTCCAGAACAACATTTTCTGCATATATTAGAGCCATTCTTAAAAATCATCACGTAAGTCCTCtccaaaatatatacacacaaagaAAACATTGAATCCAAAGTCCTAAATGACTAGAGAGAACACATAATGTGTGAAACACTTTTGTTTTTCGAAATTTAACTGACATGCATAAATTCCTAAATCATCATGACTCCACATCTGTTGGTTGCTAAATTGACATCTCACCACTGAATCCTAATGACTGGTATATTTGGCATTGCCTGACAAATATCTTTCAAAAACTAACCATTTTTTTTGGAAGGTCTCTTAAACTTACTATGAATATGATgcatatgcatattaggataTATATGGATTCCCATAGGGTTTAGTTTACTTTGTTAATGAATGCTTTTTAAGCTTATCATGGACATTGTACACTCTTTTTTCCTCTTTCTGCAGGAAATCTTCCCGAATAAATACAACTCTGGCTGTCAATGGCTTGACACCGTTACTTATTTTAAGGCTTGAACACCAGGATGCTATTACTCGACTCAATCTGCTCAAACTTATTAAGGTTCGAAGTTtcactttatatatttttccatGTGACTCTGAGCAACTCCTTGATATTAGAGTCGTGttgatataattaataatacagtTATGTCCTGGGTTTTGGATATTGTGAACTTGGGATTATCTTCGGCAATGCCTTCAACTTTATactgtaatataataataatataaataataattgtagATATCTGTAGTAACCCACAAGTGCACTTCTTGTTGGAAAAATGACAGATTATGTTATTAGCATCCAATTCAGAAGGCACATTGCATGTTAATGTTATGCTGTTTTTTAAGATTTAAGTTATGGTAAAACTTCATTCAATCTCAATCAACGCAAGTATAAAGGTGCTATGTAAAAAACTTACCAAgatcatatatttaatatccCCTCATTCGAAATCCATCTTTGGTTTGAAGAATGAATCACTTGATGATACGTCCCTTTTTGGTCCTAGCGTCAAGTCCAATTTTTGATTACTATCATGTTTAGTACCGAATTTTCTAAAAGCACAAAGGTGTTGCATAAAGATTATACTCCTTTAACATTACCGGTCATTACATTTATAGTGAAGCTGGAACTTTGTTCTCATACATTTAACTATGTGTCAGGCTGTGTATGAGCACCATCCACGTCCGAAGCAAATGATTGTGGAGAATGACTTGCCTCAAAAGCTTCAGAACTTGATCGAGGAACGTCGAGATGGCCAGAGTTCTGGTGGCCAAGTTTTGGTGAAGCAGATGGCAACCTCACTGCTGAAAGCACTCCATATAAACACTGTTTTGTAATTGGTTTGTCATCCTATAGTAGCTATACTCAGTTCTCGGTTGTAGTTCATTTTatccgtatttttgcaaatttcttGTTTTCGAGATTCAGGTTTCTTTCTTCATGTAAAGATTCATAAAGacttcaaaaaaattatgactTCATCTTTCTAATTCAACTTCTACTTCAACTTCATATCTACTACCCATAAGGCGAGCCCTTAACTTGGAAGTTGCTTAAGTTTTTGTCATGCAATTTGTTTGGAGAACAACCATATCGGGATCTGGTGATAGGACATATGCTCTTCCCTAATATCATTCTTCATTCTATGCAAAACGACTCATTGTTCATGTGTCAAGTCATTTGCTCGTATCAttaactatatttgtcgaatctaCGAGagactaataaaaaaattaattatcataaaatgatatatattttatttatgataatttaaaataatgataacgtattatttttaaaataaaattgagtaaTTTTGCACCAGACATCTGTTGGATAAGTTTGAGAATTCTATTAGATAAGTTTGAGAAAATCAAACAAACGTAGATAAGTTTGAGAAAATTAATCAAACGTCGTAGTAACATGAATAACATAGGATTGTGATAATATTTATTGCGTACTCTTGTCTGTGCTGACCAGTGTTTCCTGAGTTGAGCCGGTCACATTTTATTATGGCGTATAGAAGGACCGAAGTCCATCCTATACCCTGTATTGATGGaagagtttttttattttatgatattatataaattttatttaatacacataattaaatattgaaattCATACTCAAATTTGTACAGTTATTAGTATTTAAATCTCTTAACAaccttatttattttaagatgataataaaaatatactaatataaattgttaaaaattctaaaacatattttaatagatttacTCAATCCTAATTAAAACggccttaatttttaataaatacaataaaaacATATCTATCGAAATACATCCACAAATCTAACAACTaacatatgaatatatattattggtgATCGAGgaataaagattgaagataTCATGAATACTGATAAGTACCTCTAAAATTTGCAGAAGTTGTTACAAATATGATGAAAGCCAAACGTGTATTGGCCGGGTATTATCTCTATCTTATATGcaactttaataaaatatagaaataaaatataaaaatcattctTTGTATAATTATTGTCATTCATGCAGGTACTTGACTACTTCCAGGACCAGAAGAAATTAATGCGGGGGAAAAGACCTCGTCAAGAAGCTTGAAATATGGTCATGAAGATTCCAGGATCCTGGAAAGCCCACTCAGTTTGAATTTCTATCTCTTTTTCCGGTTTGTATTAGTtcattgttttgtttatttgtcaCCTCGAAGAAAATGTTAGTATAAGAAGTTGTGGCATCATCTTCTTATCTTGTAGTGCTAAAGATGACCTTATATTCGGCGACTACAACAAATTGATTTGTCTTTCAAGGGGTTTCTCATTCCACCGTACTTCCTCCGGGTTATACAGACAAAAGTGCTGATTCTATCTGCTCTATGTGGAAAAGTATGTTCAAAGTTTTAAATCAATGGTGCTGTTTGGGAGTTTGAGGTTTGgagcaaaattagaggtttgagatGTATTAGTGGTTTGACCATTAGAATCCGTTAaaattagtgtttggtagttagtagggatgtgcatggtgcggtttccacttaaaaccgcaaccggaaccaCATTGGTGTGGTTTCTAAAAttgaaaaccgaaaccaaaccaaacattattggtgcggttcggtttatAATACGAGCGGTTTGAAATAGATATTTGAATCCAAAAAGCtattttgaggagtt
Protein-coding regions in this window:
- the LOC108208885 gene encoding MAP3K epsilon protein kinase 1-like isoform X5, which translates into the protein MLGDEIGKGAYGRVYKGLDLENGDFVAIKQVSLENIAQEDLNIIMQEIDLLKNLRHKNIVKYLGSSKTKSHLHIILEYVENGSLANIIKPTKFGPFPESLVAVYIAQVLEGLVYLHEQGVIHRDIKGANILLTKEGLVKLADFGVATKLTEADASTTDAHCVVGTPYWMAPEVIEMSGVCAASDIWSVGCTVIELLTCVPPYYELQPMPALFRIVQDERPPIPDSLSPAMTDFLCQCFKKDARQRADARTLLSHPWIQNSRRVLQSSLRHSGTLRNEENGSINTGTTNEDDQRNDEDTSTLKAKDNQTDLLSQEANAEIDNSSEDNNAKHDPAEKSVAGSGDDILSDQVPTLTLQEKLPVKSSSNSEAAMSPELHEPSQSRNQENMPINGELGSPNPRKKNIVTRKAEVRSSQVENGSSTSAPKSQDYNPKKVPKALITSGGNELSKFSDTPGDASLEDLFRPLDKTLEDHAAEASTFASSSKVDQGNALSVDEGRNVLATKLRAAIAKKRMEHESGRTSGGDLLRIMMGVLKEDATNTDGLVRLGFDDQMPADNLFHLQAVEFSKLVSSLRPDEPEDVVVSACQKLNTFFDQRPDQKYVFITQHGLLPLMELLEVPRPGVMFAVLQVLNQIIKDNTDHLENACLVGFVPVVMSFAEPDHPREIRMEAAYFLQQLCHSSSLNMHMFIACRGIPVLVGFLEADYAKYREMVHLAIDGIWKVLKLQRSPRNDFCRIAAKNGILPRLTNTLYSLNEATRLALVSSGGEIALDGITLWPRSNQLDPGNPTFVQNVAQAYGDHPDYLKVKHGVVDDPLSSGTHDSSRASDSRSSDSRSFPLDSDRPQSSTASMDGPITTKLHELSSFNKLAHRTSTDRTPTSTDGESNGHFVTQPQQDNVRLSNEKKTNSLDLIGDFAEVTGHGREHANLESTVKSPPKIADEGTAASTSELASQTISGVLSGSGVLNARPGSASSSGLLSQPPWSADVTWEYVEKVADLLLEFAGSDTAVKSYMCSQSLLTRLFLIFNKIEPAILLKLLKCVNHLSTDPHCLENLQRADAIRYLIPNLEFKEGPLVSQIHHEVLNALFNLCKINKRRQEQAAENGVIPHLMYFIMSASPLKQYALPLLCDMAHASRNAREQLISHGGLDVYLSLLDDELWSVTALDSIAICLAHDNDNKRVEQSLLKKEAVQKLVNFFRGCPEQHFLHILEPFLKIITKSSRINTTLAVNGLTPLLILRLEHQDAITRLNLLKLIKAVYEHHPRPKQMIVENDLPQKLQNLIEERRDGQSSGGQVLVKQMATSLLKALHINTVL
- the LOC108208885 gene encoding MAP3K epsilon protein kinase 1-like isoform X2, with amino-acid sequence MSRQCTTSAVPKSKTLDNKYMLGDEIGKGAYGRVYKGLDLENGDFVAIKQVSLENIAQEDLNIIMQEIDLLKNLRHKNIVKYLGSSKTKSHLHIILEYVENGSLANIIKPTKFGPFPESLVAVYIAQVLEGLVYLHEQGVIHRDIKGANILLTKEGLVKLADFGVATKLTEADASTTDAHCVVGTPYWMAPEVIEMSGVCAASDIWSVGCTVIELLTCVPPYYELQPMPALFRIVQDERPPIPDSLSPAMTDFLCQCFKKDARQRADARTLLSHPWIQNSRRVLQSSLRHSGTLRNEENGSINTGTTNEDDQRNDEDTSTLKAKDNQTDLLSQEANAEIDNSSEDNNAKHDPAEKSVAGSGDDILSDQVPTLTLQEKLPVKSSSNSEAAMSPELHEPSQSRNQENMPINGELGSPNPRKKNIVTRKAEVRSSQVENGSSTSAPKSQDYNPKKVPKALITSGGNELSKFSDTPGDASLEDLFRPLDKTLEDHAAEASTFASSSKVDQGNALSVDEGRNVLATKLRAAIAKKRMEHESGRTSGGDLLRIMMGVLKEDATNTDGLVRLGFDDQMPADNLFHLQAVEFSKLVSSLRPDEPEDVVVSACQKLNTFFDQRPDQKYVFITQHGLLPLMELLEVPRPGVMFAVLQVLNQIIKDNTDHLENACLVGFVPVVMSFAEPDHPREIRMEAAYFLQQLCHSSSLNMHMFIACRGIPVLVGFLEADYAKYREMVHLAIDGIWKVLKLQRSPRNDFCRIAAKNGILPRLTNTLYSLNEATRLALVSSGGEIALDGITLWPRSNQLDPGNPTFVQNVAQAYGDHPDYLKVKHGVVDDPLSSGTHDSSRASDSRSSDSRSFPLDSDRPQSSTASMDGPITTKLHELSSFNKLAHRTSTDRTPTSTDGESNGHFVTQPQQDNVRLSNEKKTNSLDLIGDFAVTGHGREHANLESTVKSPPKIADEGTAASTSELASQTISGVLSGSGVLNARPGSASSSGLLSQPPWSADVTWEYVEKVADLLLEFAGSDTAVKSYMCSQSLLTRLFLIFNKIEPAILLKLLKCVNHLSTDPHCLENLQRADAIRYLIPNLEFKEGPLVSQIHHEVLNALFNLCKINKRRQEQAAENGVIPHLMYFIMSASPLKQYALPLLCDMAHASRNAREQLISHGGLDVYLSLLDDELWSVTALDSIAICLAHDNDNKRVEQSLLKKEAVQKLVNFFRGCPEQHFLHILEPFLKIITKSSRINTTLAVNGLTPLLILRLEHQDAITRLNLLKLIKAVYEHHPRPKQMIVENDLPQKLQNLIEERRDGQSSGGQVLVKQMATSLLKALHINTVL
- the LOC108208885 gene encoding MAP3K epsilon protein kinase 1-like isoform X1, whose amino-acid sequence is MSRQCTTSAVPKSKTLDNKYMLGDEIGKGAYGRVYKGLDLENGDFVAIKQVSLENIAQEDLNIIMQEIDLLKNLRHKNIVKYLGSSKTKSHLHIILEYVENGSLANIIKPTKFGPFPESLVAVYIAQVLEGLVYLHEQGVIHRDIKGANILLTKEGLVKLADFGVATKLTEADASTTDAHCVVGTPYWMAPEVIEMSGVCAASDIWSVGCTVIELLTCVPPYYELQPMPALFRIVQDERPPIPDSLSPAMTDFLCQCFKKDARQRADARTLLSHPWIQNSRRVLQSSLRHSGTLRNEENGSINTGTTNEDDQRNDEDTSTLKAKDNQTDLLSQEANAEIDNSSEDNNAKHDPAEKSVAGSGDDILSDQVPTLTLQEKLPVKSSSNSEAAMSPELHEPSQSRNQENMPINGELGSPNPRKKNIVTRKAEVRSSQVENGSSTSAPKSQDYNPKKVPKALITSGGNELSKFSDTPGDASLEDLFRPLDKTLEDHAAEASTFASSSKVDQGNALSVDEGRNVLATKLRAAIAKKRMEHESGRTSGGDLLRIMMGVLKEDATNTDGLVRLGFDDQMPADNLFHLQAVEFSKLVSSLRPDEPEDVVVSACQKLNTFFDQRPDQKYVFITQHGLLPLMELLEVPRPGVMFAVLQVLNQIIKDNTDHLENACLVGFVPVVMSFAEPDHPREIRMEAAYFLQQLCHSSSLNMHMFIACRGIPVLVGFLEADYAKYREMVHLAIDGIWKVLKLQRSPRNDFCRIAAKNGILPRLTNTLYSLNEATRLALVSSGGEIALDGITLWPRSNQLDPGNPTFVQNVAQAYGDHPDYLKVKHGVVDDPLSSGTHDSSRASDSRSSDSRSFPLDSDRPQSSTASMDGPITTKLHELSSFNKLAHRTSTDRTPTSTDGESNGHFVTQPQQDNVRLSNEKKTNSLDLIGDFAEVTGHGREHANLESTVKSPPKIADEGTAASTSELASQTISGVLSGSGVLNARPGSASSSGLLSQPPWSADVTWEYVEKVADLLLEFAGSDTAVKSYMCSQSLLTRLFLIFNKIEPAILLKLLKCVNHLSTDPHCLENLQRADAIRYLIPNLEFKEGPLVSQIHHEVLNALFNLCKINKRRQEQAAENGVIPHLMYFIMSASPLKQYALPLLCDMAHASRNAREQLISHGGLDVYLSLLDDELWSVTALDSIAICLAHDNDNKRVEQSLLKKEAVQKLVNFFRGCPEQHFLHILEPFLKIITKSSRINTTLAVNGLTPLLILRLEHQDAITRLNLLKLIKAVYEHHPRPKQMIVENDLPQKLQNLIEERRDGQSSGGQVLVKQMATSLLKALHINTVL